From one Enterobacter kobei genomic stretch:
- the kdpB gene encoding potassium-transporting ATPase subunit KdpB, with the protein MSRKQLALLEPALVRQALLDSFRKLSPRAQWRNPVMFIVWLGSVLTTLLCVAMATGHLAGSAGFTGTISVWLWFTVLFANFAEALAEGRSKAQANSLKGVQKTAFARKLRAPRHDAQQDQVPAADLRKGDIVLVEAGDIIPCDGEVIEGGASVDESAITGESAPVIRESGGDFASVTGGTRILSDWLVIQCSVNPGETFLDRMIAMVEGAQRRKTPNEIALTILLVALTIVFLLATATLWPFSAYGGTAVSVTVLVALLVCLIPTTIGGLLSAIGVAGMSRMLGANVIATSGRAVEAAGDVDVLLLDKTGTITLGNRQASAFLPVNGVEERTLADAAQLSSLADETPEGRSIVILARQRFNLRERDIQSLNATFVPFTAQTRMSGINIQDRMIRKGSVDALRRHIEANGGHFPPDVDALVETVARQGSTPLVVADGARVLGVIALKDIVKGGIKARFAQLRAMGIKTVMITGDNRLTAAAIAAEAGVDDFLAEATPEAKLALIRQYQSDGRLVAMTGDGTNDAPALAQADVAVAMNSGTQAAKEAGNMVDLDSNPTKLIEVVHIGKQMLMTRGSLTTFSIANDVAKYFAIIPAAFAVTYPQLNALNVMHLHSPASAILSAVIFNALIIVFLIPLALKGVSYKPLSASAMLRRNLWIYGLGGLVVPFIGIKLIDLLLSLTGLV; encoded by the coding sequence GCGACCGGGCATCTGGCGGGCAGCGCCGGGTTCACCGGCACCATCAGCGTCTGGCTGTGGTTTACCGTGCTGTTCGCCAACTTTGCCGAAGCGCTGGCGGAGGGCCGCAGTAAAGCGCAGGCCAACAGCCTGAAAGGGGTACAGAAAACCGCGTTTGCCCGCAAACTGCGCGCCCCGCGTCACGATGCTCAACAGGATCAGGTGCCCGCTGCCGATCTGCGCAAGGGCGATATTGTGCTGGTAGAAGCCGGGGACATTATCCCCTGCGACGGCGAAGTCATCGAGGGCGGCGCGTCGGTGGACGAAAGCGCCATTACCGGCGAATCCGCACCGGTGATCCGTGAGTCCGGCGGCGATTTTGCCTCGGTCACCGGGGGGACCCGCATACTTTCCGACTGGCTGGTGATCCAGTGCAGCGTTAACCCAGGCGAAACCTTCCTTGATCGGATGATCGCCATGGTCGAAGGCGCGCAACGCCGCAAAACGCCGAACGAAATCGCGCTGACCATTCTGCTGGTGGCGCTGACCATCGTCTTCCTGCTGGCAACAGCGACGCTGTGGCCATTCTCGGCTTACGGCGGCACGGCGGTCAGCGTGACGGTGCTGGTGGCGCTGCTGGTATGCCTGATCCCGACCACCATCGGCGGGCTGTTATCCGCCATCGGCGTGGCGGGGATGAGCCGTATGCTGGGCGCGAACGTGATCGCCACCAGTGGCCGCGCGGTGGAAGCGGCTGGCGATGTCGATGTGCTGTTGCTGGATAAAACCGGCACCATCACCCTCGGCAACCGTCAGGCCTCGGCCTTCCTGCCGGTCAACGGCGTGGAAGAACGGACGCTGGCAGACGCCGCGCAGCTCTCCTCGCTGGCGGATGAAACCCCGGAAGGCCGCAGCATCGTGATCCTCGCCCGTCAGCGTTTCAATCTGCGCGAGCGGGATATTCAGAGCCTGAACGCCACTTTTGTGCCCTTCACTGCCCAGACGCGCATGAGCGGCATCAATATTCAGGATCGCATGATCCGCAAAGGCTCCGTGGATGCGTTGCGCCGCCATATCGAGGCCAACGGCGGTCACTTCCCGCCGGATGTCGATGCGCTGGTGGAAACGGTCGCCCGTCAGGGCTCTACGCCGCTGGTGGTGGCAGACGGCGCCAGGGTGCTCGGCGTGATCGCCCTGAAAGATATCGTCAAAGGCGGCATCAAAGCGCGTTTCGCCCAGTTGCGCGCCATGGGTATCAAAACGGTGATGATCACCGGCGATAACCGGCTGACCGCTGCGGCTATTGCCGCCGAAGCGGGTGTCGATGATTTCCTCGCCGAAGCGACGCCGGAAGCGAAGCTGGCGCTGATCCGCCAGTATCAGTCTGATGGTCGTCTGGTGGCGATGACCGGCGACGGTACAAACGATGCCCCGGCGCTGGCGCAGGCAGATGTGGCGGTGGCGATGAACTCCGGTACCCAGGCCGCGAAAGAGGCGGGTAACATGGTGGATCTGGACTCAAACCCCACCAAGCTCATCGAAGTGGTGCATATCGGTAAACAAATGCTGATGACGCGAGGCTCGCTCACCACATTTAGTATCGCCAACGACGTAGCGAAGTATTTCGCCATTATCCCGGCGGCGTTCGCGGTGACGTATCCGCAGTTAAATGCGCTTAATGTGATGCACCTGCACTCCCCGGCGTCGGCGATTTTAAGCGCGGTGATCTTTAACGCGCTGATCATCGTGTTTCTCATTCCGCTGGCGCTGAAAGGCGTGAGCTATAAACCCCTGAGCGCCTCCGCCATGCTGCGCCGTAATCTGTGGATTTACGGCCTCGGTGGCCTGGTGGTGCCGTTTATCGGCATCAAGCTGATTGATCTGCTGTTGTCGCTCACCGGTCTGGTGTAA
- the kdpC gene encoding potassium-transporting ATPase subunit KdpC: MAVLRPAVLLLLFLTLITGGLYPLVTTVLGQWWFRDQAHGSLIRVEDDVRGSRLIGQNFSAPGYFHGRPSVTSDSPYNPLASGGSNLAASNPALDTAIRERVAALRAANPQADARVPVELVTASASGLDYGLSPAAVRWQIPRVAQARGLSPQVISQLVERHTQQPLIAFSGEPVVNIVELNLALDALKDNPE, from the coding sequence ATGGCTGTTTTACGTCCTGCTGTCCTGCTGTTGTTATTCTTAACCTTGATCACCGGCGGGCTGTACCCGCTGGTGACTACCGTGCTCGGTCAGTGGTGGTTCCGCGACCAGGCGCACGGCTCGCTGATCCGCGTGGAAGATGACGTGCGTGGCTCACGACTGATCGGGCAGAACTTTAGCGCGCCGGGATATTTTCACGGCCGCCCTTCTGTAACGTCAGATTCGCCTTATAATCCGCTGGCGTCCGGCGGCAGTAATCTGGCCGCCAGCAATCCGGCGCTGGATACGGCGATCCGCGAACGCGTCGCCGCGCTGCGGGCGGCTAACCCGCAGGCTGATGCGCGCGTGCCGGTCGAACTGGTCACCGCCTCGGCGAGCGGGCTGGATTACGGCCTGTCTCCGGCGGCGGTACGCTGGCAGATCCCACGCGTGGCGCAGGCTCGCGGCCTGTCGCCGCAGGTCATTTCGCAGTTAGTCGAACGGCATACGCAGCAACCGCTGATCGCGTTTAGCGGCGAGCCGGTGGTGAATATCGTTGAGTTAAACCTCGCGCTGGACGCGCTTAAGGATAATCCTGAATGA
- the kdpD gene encoding two-component system sensor histidine kinase KdpD, which produces MTDEPLRPDPDRLLEQAAAPHRGKLKVFFGACAGVGKTFAMLAEAQRLRAQGLDILIGVVETHGRQETAAMLEGLATLPPRRIAHRRRELDEFDLDAALARRPALILMDELAHTNAPGSRHPKRWQDVEELLEAGIDVFTTVNVQHLESLNDVVSGVTGIQVRETVPDPFFDTADEVVLVDLPPDDLRQRLHDGKVYFGGQAERAIEHFFRKGNLIALRELALRRTADRVDSQMRAFRGRPGEEKVWHTRDAILLCIGHGSGNEKLVRTAARLAARLGSEWHAVYVETPGLHKLPEAQRRAILSALRLAQELGAETATLADPQQEKAIVRYAREHNLGKIITGRRSARHFWQHETFAERLARQAPDLDLMIVALEDRPAPAAARTADSRPWLDRWRVQLTGTLVAAGLCALITLIASQWLIAFDAANLVMLYLLGVVIVALFYGRWPSVLATVINVVSFDLFFIAPRGTLAVSDVQYLLTFGVMLTVGLVIGNLTAGVRYQARVARYREQRTRHLYELSKALAAGRNERDIAATSEAFIRSTFHAQSQLLIAGPGGTLTALTRQPGLTPWDDAIAQWSYSKGQPAGAGTDTLPGVPYQILPLKSADKTRGLVVVEPASLRQLMIPEQQRLLETFTLLVANALERLALTASEQQSRLASERESVRNALLAALSHDLRTPLTVLFGQAEILTLDLASEGSPHATQASEIRQHVLNTTRLVNNLLDMARIQSGGFNLKKEWLTLEEVIGSALRTMEALPGSPQIALEMPDPLMLVHIDGPLFERVLINLLENALKYAGPTAQIGISARVEKEEFRLAVWDNGPGIPKGQQASIFDKFARGHKESAIPGVGLGLAICQAIVSVHGGTITAANRPEGGACFCVTLPQGAPPALTELPEDL; this is translated from the coding sequence ATGACAGACGAGCCGTTGCGCCCGGATCCCGACCGCCTGCTGGAACAGGCCGCTGCCCCCCATCGCGGCAAGCTGAAGGTCTTTTTTGGTGCCTGTGCCGGGGTCGGCAAAACCTTCGCCATGCTGGCAGAAGCGCAGCGCCTGCGGGCGCAGGGGCTGGATATTCTTATCGGCGTGGTGGAAACCCATGGCCGTCAGGAAACCGCCGCGATGCTGGAGGGGCTGGCGACGCTGCCGCCCCGCCGTATCGCTCACCGGCGGCGGGAGCTGGATGAGTTTGACCTGGACGCCGCCCTTGCGCGACGTCCGGCGTTGATTTTAATGGACGAGCTGGCGCATACCAATGCGCCCGGCTCACGCCATCCGAAACGCTGGCAGGATGTCGAGGAGTTACTGGAAGCGGGCATTGATGTATTCACCACCGTCAATGTGCAGCATCTGGAGAGCCTCAACGATGTGGTCAGTGGCGTCACCGGGATCCAGGTGCGGGAAACCGTGCCGGATCCCTTTTTTGATACCGCCGACGAGGTGGTGCTGGTGGATCTCCCGCCGGACGATCTGCGTCAGCGTCTGCACGACGGCAAGGTCTATTTTGGTGGCCAGGCCGAACGCGCTATCGAACACTTCTTTCGCAAAGGTAATCTGATTGCGCTGCGCGAACTGGCGCTGCGCCGTACCGCCGATCGGGTCGATTCGCAAATGCGCGCCTTTCGCGGTCGCCCCGGTGAGGAGAAAGTCTGGCACACCCGCGATGCCATTTTGCTGTGCATCGGCCACGGCAGCGGCAATGAAAAACTGGTGCGTACCGCTGCCCGACTGGCGGCCAGACTCGGCAGCGAGTGGCATGCGGTGTATGTCGAAACCCCCGGGCTGCATAAACTGCCGGAAGCGCAGCGCCGGGCGATCCTCAGCGCGTTACGCTTAGCCCAGGAGCTGGGGGCAGAAACCGCCACCCTTGCAGATCCGCAGCAGGAAAAGGCGATTGTGCGCTACGCCCGGGAGCATAATCTCGGCAAAATTATCACCGGTCGCCGCAGCGCGCGCCATTTCTGGCAGCATGAAACCTTTGCCGAACGGCTGGCCCGTCAGGCTCCCGATCTCGATTTAATGATCGTCGCCCTCGAAGACAGACCCGCGCCCGCCGCCGCCCGCACCGCAGACAGCCGTCCGTGGCTGGATCGCTGGCGCGTTCAGCTGACCGGCACGCTGGTGGCCGCCGGGCTGTGCGCGCTGATCACGCTGATCGCCAGCCAATGGCTGATAGCATTTGATGCCGCTAACCTGGTGATGCTCTACCTGCTGGGGGTGGTGATCGTCGCGCTGTTTTATGGCCGCTGGCCGTCGGTGCTGGCGACGGTGATCAACGTGGTCAGCTTCGATCTGTTTTTCATCGCCCCGCGCGGCACGCTGGCGGTGTCGGATGTGCAGTATCTGCTGACGTTCGGGGTGATGCTCACCGTCGGGCTGGTGATTGGGAATCTTACCGCAGGCGTGCGCTATCAGGCACGGGTGGCGCGGTATCGCGAGCAGCGCACCCGGCATCTGTATGAACTGTCAAAAGCGCTGGCCGCCGGGCGTAACGAGCGCGACATCGCCGCCACCAGCGAGGCTTTCATTCGCTCCACCTTTCACGCGCAAAGCCAGTTGCTGATCGCCGGACCTGGCGGCACGCTCACCGCCCTCACCCGCCAGCCGGGTCTGACGCCCTGGGATGATGCCATCGCCCAGTGGAGTTATAGCAAAGGGCAGCCAGCGGGGGCGGGCACCGATACGCTGCCCGGCGTGCCCTATCAGATTTTGCCGCTGAAAAGCGCCGATAAAACCCGCGGCCTGGTGGTGGTGGAGCCGGCCAGCCTGCGCCAGTTGATGATCCCCGAGCAGCAACGCCTGCTGGAGACGTTCACCCTGCTGGTGGCGAACGCACTTGAACGACTGGCACTCACCGCCAGCGAGCAGCAATCCCGGCTGGCGAGCGAGCGGGAAAGCGTGCGCAATGCGCTGCTGGCGGCGCTGTCCCACGATCTGCGTACGCCGCTGACGGTACTGTTTGGTCAGGCGGAGATCCTGACGCTGGATCTGGCCAGCGAAGGCTCGCCCCATGCCACCCAGGCCAGCGAAATTCGCCAGCATGTGCTGAACACCACGCGGCTGGTGAATAATCTGCTGGATATGGCGCGCATTCAGTCCGGCGGTTTTAACCTGAAAAAAGAGTGGCTGACGCTGGAAGAGGTGATCGGCAGCGCGCTGCGCACCATGGAGGCGCTGCCGGGCAGCCCGCAGATCGCTCTTGAAATGCCCGACCCGCTGATGCTGGTGCATATCGACGGGCCGCTGTTCGAACGGGTGTTGATTAATCTGCTGGAAAACGCCCTGAAATACGCCGGGCCGACGGCGCAGATCGGCATTTCCGCCCGCGTGGAGAAGGAGGAATTCCGGCTGGCGGTGTGGGATAACGGCCCAGGTATTCCCAAGGGGCAACAGGCGAGTATTTTTGATAAATTTGCCCGGGGACATAAAGAGTCGGCGATCCCCGGCGTCGGCCTCGGGCTGGCGATTTGCCAGGCGATTGTCAGCGTGCACGGCGGCACTATCACCGCCGCTAACCGTCCAGAGGGCGGCGCCTGCTTCTGTGTTACACTGCCGCAGGGCGCGCCCCCGGCCCTGACTGAACTCCCCGAGGATCTGTGA
- the kdpE gene encoding two-component system response regulator KdpE — protein sequence MISVLIVEDEQAIVRFLRTALEADGLRVYDAGTLQRGLLEAATRKPDLVILDLGLPDGDGIDFIRDLRQWSQVPVLVLSARIEESDKIAALDAGADDYLSKPFGIGELQARLRVALRRHAGTRQSDPLVSFSDIQVDLAARRITRNDEEIHLTPIEFRLLAVLLNNHGKVLTQRQLLSQVWGPNAVEHSHYLRIYMGHLRQKLESDPARPRHLLTETGIGYRFML from the coding sequence GTGATAAGCGTACTGATTGTTGAAGATGAACAGGCCATTGTCCGCTTTCTGCGCACCGCGCTGGAGGCCGATGGCCTGCGCGTTTACGACGCCGGAACCTTACAGCGCGGCCTGTTAGAAGCCGCCACCCGCAAGCCCGATCTGGTGATCCTTGACCTCGGGCTGCCGGACGGCGACGGTATCGATTTTATCCGCGATCTGCGCCAGTGGAGCCAGGTGCCGGTGCTGGTGCTGTCGGCGCGCATTGAGGAGAGCGACAAGATCGCCGCCCTCGATGCCGGTGCCGACGATTATCTCAGCAAGCCGTTTGGTATTGGCGAATTACAGGCGCGCCTGCGGGTGGCGTTGCGTCGTCATGCTGGCACGCGGCAAAGCGATCCGCTGGTTAGCTTTTCCGATATTCAGGTCGATCTGGCGGCCCGGCGCATTACGCGCAATGATGAAGAGATCCACCTGACGCCCATTGAGTTTCGCCTGCTGGCGGTGCTGCTAAATAACCACGGCAAAGTGCTGACCCAGCGCCAGCTCTTAAGCCAGGTGTGGGGGCCGAATGCCGTCGAGCACAGTCATTATCTGCGCATCTATATGGGCCATTTGCGTCAGAAGCTGGAAAGCGATCCGGCGCGCCCGCGTCATCTGTTAACGGAAACCGGTATCGGCTATCGCTTTATGCTGTAA
- the speFL gene encoding leader peptide SpeFL, whose product MENNSRLMPHIRRTTHIMMFAHRNSFDFHFFNAR is encoded by the coding sequence ATGGAAAACAACAGCAGGCTGATGCCACATATCAGACGCACCACCCATATTATGATGTTTGCCCACCGTAACAGCTTTGACTTTCATTTCTTTAACGCCCGATAA
- the speF gene encoding ornithine decarboxylase SpeF: MQRLKIAVSRACPDCFTTQREVVNVNDTDYMDVAAVVLSINDIYKGIVEEIEETGFGIPLFVVSHEGEFVPAEYLARIQGVFEYQDACHDYYGRQLEAAAQKYERALRPPFFSALVDYVKQGNSAFDCPGHQGGQFFRRHPAGNQFVDFFGETLFRSDLCNADVAMGDLLIHEGAPCIAQQHAAKVFNADKTYFVLNGTSSSNKVVLNALLAPGALVLFDRNNHKSNHHGALLQAGATPVYLETARNPYGFIGGIDAHCFEETYLREQIAEVAPQHRNTPRPFRLAVIQLGTYDGTIYNARQVVDKIGHLCDYILFDSAWVGYEQFIPMMADCSPLLLELNENDPGILVTQSVHKQQAGFSQTSQIHKKDSHIKGQPRYVPHKRLNNAFMMHASTSPFYPLFAALDVNARMHEGESGKRMWMRCVEQGVEARKMILQNCKFIRPFVPATVDGRPWETFETHDICRELRFFHFVPGENWHAFEGYAPHQYFVDPCKLLLTTPGINARTGEYDRFGVPATILANYLRENAIVPEKCDLNSILFLLTPAEGMGKLQQLVSQLVQFEKLLENDAPLQEVLPSLYRQHQQRYEGYTLRQLCQEMHDLYARNNVKQLQKEMFRKDHFPMVKMNPQAANYAYIRGEVELVSLRDAEGRIAAEGALPYPPGVLCVVPGEIWGGAVLHYFAALEEGINLLPGFAPELQGVYLKEIDGRKQVWCYVIKPQTAEPALLKGETL, from the coding sequence ATGCAACGCTTAAAAATTGCGGTCAGCCGCGCCTGTCCGGACTGTTTTACCACGCAACGTGAAGTAGTAAATGTTAACGATACCGATTATATGGATGTCGCCGCGGTCGTCCTATCCATTAACGATATTTATAAAGGCATCGTCGAAGAAATAGAAGAAACCGGCTTTGGCATTCCGCTTTTTGTTGTCAGCCATGAAGGGGAATTTGTACCGGCGGAGTATCTGGCGCGCATTCAGGGGGTATTTGAATATCAGGATGCCTGCCATGATTATTATGGTCGCCAGCTTGAAGCCGCTGCCCAAAAATATGAGCGTGCCTTACGTCCGCCCTTTTTCAGCGCATTAGTGGATTACGTAAAACAGGGAAACAGCGCCTTTGATTGCCCCGGTCATCAGGGGGGGCAGTTCTTTCGTCGCCACCCCGCCGGTAACCAGTTTGTCGATTTCTTTGGCGAAACGCTGTTCCGCTCGGATCTCTGTAATGCCGATGTGGCGATGGGCGATTTACTGATCCATGAAGGCGCGCCCTGCATTGCCCAGCAGCACGCGGCAAAAGTCTTTAACGCCGATAAAACCTATTTCGTGCTCAACGGTACCTCGTCGTCCAATAAAGTGGTGCTGAACGCGCTGCTGGCACCCGGGGCTCTGGTGCTGTTCGACCGAAATAACCATAAATCCAACCACCACGGCGCGCTGCTCCAGGCTGGCGCGACGCCGGTCTATCTGGAAACGGCGCGTAACCCCTACGGCTTTATCGGCGGTATTGACGCGCACTGTTTTGAAGAGACGTATCTGCGTGAGCAGATTGCGGAAGTCGCGCCGCAACACAGGAATACGCCACGGCCGTTCCGTCTGGCGGTGATCCAGCTTGGCACCTACGATGGCACCATTTATAACGCGCGTCAGGTGGTGGATAAGATCGGGCATCTGTGCGATTACATTCTGTTTGACTCGGCGTGGGTCGGCTACGAGCAGTTTATCCCGATGATGGCCGACTGCTCGCCACTGCTGCTGGAACTGAATGAAAACGATCCGGGCATTCTGGTCACCCAGTCGGTGCATAAGCAGCAGGCCGGTTTTTCCCAGACCTCGCAGATCCATAAAAAAGACAGCCATATCAAGGGCCAGCCGCGCTATGTGCCGCATAAACGCCTGAACAATGCCTTTATGATGCACGCCTCCACCAGCCCGTTTTATCCGCTGTTTGCAGCACTGGACGTTAATGCCCGTATGCATGAGGGCGAAAGCGGCAAGCGGATGTGGATGCGCTGCGTCGAACAGGGCGTAGAGGCGCGCAAAATGATCCTGCAAAACTGCAAGTTTATTCGCCCCTTTGTACCCGCCACCGTCGATGGTCGCCCGTGGGAAACCTTCGAGACGCACGATATTTGCCGCGAACTGCGCTTCTTCCATTTCGTACCGGGGGAAAACTGGCACGCCTTTGAAGGCTACGCGCCGCATCAGTATTTTGTCGATCCCTGCAAACTGCTGCTCACCACGCCGGGCATCAACGCCCGCACCGGTGAGTACGACCGCTTCGGCGTGCCGGCCACCATTCTGGCGAACTATCTGCGTGAGAACGCCATCGTGCCGGAGAAGTGCGATTTGAACTCGATCCTCTTCCTGCTCACCCCGGCGGAAGGCATGGGCAAGCTTCAGCAACTGGTGTCGCAACTGGTGCAGTTCGAGAAGCTGCTGGAAAACGATGCGCCGTTGCAGGAGGTGCTGCCGTCGCTCTATCGCCAGCATCAGCAGCGTTATGAAGGCTACACGCTGCGCCAGCTGTGTCAGGAAATGCACGATCTCTATGCGCGTAACAACGTTAAACAGCTGCAAAAAGAGATGTTCCGTAAAGATCACTTCCCGATGGTGAAAATGAATCCGCAGGCGGCGAACTATGCCTATATCCGTGGCGAGGTGGAGCTGGTGTCGCTGCGCGATGCCGAAGGGCGAATTGCCGCGGAAGGCGCGCTCCCCTACCCGCCGGGGGTGCTGTGCGTCGTTCCCGGTGAGATTTGGGGCGGCGCGGTGCTGCATTACTTTGCTGCGCTGGAAGAAGGCATCAATCTGCTGCCGGGCTTTGCGCCAGAACTGCAGGGCGTGTACCTGAAAGAGATCGACGGACGCAAACAGGTCTGGTGCTACGTCATTAAGCCGCAAACCGCTGAACCGGCGCTGTTAAAGGGGGAAACATTATGA
- the potE gene encoding putrescine-ornithine antiporter, with translation MSKSNKMGVVQLTILTMVNMMGSGIIMLPTKLAEVGTISIISWLVTAVGSTALAWAFAKCGMFSRKSGGMGGYAEYAFGKSGNFMANYTYGVSLLIANVAIAISAVGYGSELLGATLSPIQIGIATICVLWICTVANFGGARITGQLSSITIWGVIIPVIGLSVIGWFWFSPEMYAQSWNPHQVPFFDAVGSSIAMTLWAFLGLESACANTDVVENPERNVPIAVMGGTLGAAVIYVVSTNVIAGIVPNMDLANSTAPFGLAFSQMFTPGVGKVIMGLMVMSCCGSLLGWQFTIAQVFKSSADEGYFPKIFSKVSKADAPVKGMLTIVIIQSGLSLMTISPSLNKQFNVLVNLAVVTNIIPYILSMAALVIIQKVAKVEPRKAKVANVVALMGALYSFYALYSSGPEAMLYGAMVTFMGWTLYGLVSPRFELKDKHG, from the coding sequence ATGAGCAAATCCAACAAGATGGGCGTTGTGCAGCTCACTATTCTGACGATGGTCAACATGATGGGTTCCGGCATTATTATGCTCCCCACTAAGCTTGCGGAAGTGGGCACCATCTCGATTATCTCCTGGCTGGTGACGGCAGTCGGCTCCACGGCGCTGGCGTGGGCCTTTGCCAAGTGCGGGATGTTCAGCCGCAAGTCAGGCGGCATGGGCGGATACGCGGAATACGCCTTCGGCAAGTCCGGCAACTTTATGGCGAACTACACCTATGGCGTGTCGCTGCTGATTGCTAACGTCGCCATCGCGATTTCCGCCGTCGGCTACGGCAGCGAACTGCTCGGGGCCACGCTCAGCCCGATCCAGATTGGCATCGCCACCATTTGCGTGCTGTGGATTTGCACCGTGGCGAACTTTGGCGGTGCGCGCATTACCGGACAGCTCAGCAGTATCACCATCTGGGGGGTGATTATCCCGGTGATCGGTCTGTCGGTGATCGGCTGGTTCTGGTTCAGCCCGGAGATGTACGCTCAGTCCTGGAATCCGCATCAGGTGCCGTTCTTTGATGCCGTCGGCTCCTCCATTGCCATGACGCTGTGGGCCTTTCTCGGGCTGGAATCCGCCTGCGCTAACACCGACGTGGTGGAAAATCCGGAGCGCAATGTGCCCATCGCGGTGATGGGCGGTACGCTGGGGGCGGCGGTGATCTACGTGGTGTCCACCAACGTGATCGCGGGGATTGTGCCGAACATGGATCTGGCAAACTCCACCGCGCCTTTCGGGCTGGCGTTCTCGCAGATGTTCACGCCAGGCGTCGGGAAAGTGATCATGGGGCTGATGGTGATGTCCTGCTGCGGTTCGCTGCTCGGCTGGCAGTTCACTATCGCCCAGGTGTTCAAATCTTCCGCTGATGAAGGCTACTTTCCGAAAATTTTCTCGAAGGTGAGTAAAGCGGATGCGCCGGTGAAAGGGATGCTGACGATTGTCATTATTCAGAGCGGGTTATCGCTGATGACTATCAGCCCGTCGTTGAACAAACAGTTCAACGTGCTGGTCAATCTGGCGGTAGTGACTAACATCATTCCGTATATTCTGTCGATGGCGGCGCTGGTGATCATTCAGAAGGTGGCGAAGGTGGAACCGCGGAAAGCGAAGGTGGCCAACGTGGTGGCGCTGATGGGGGCGCTCTACAGCTTTTACGCGCTCTACTCTTCGGGGCCGGAAGCGATGCTGTATGGCGCGATGGTGACCTTTATGGGCTGGACGCTATACGGGCTGGTGTCGCCGCGCTTTGAGCTGAAGGATAAGCACGGCTGA